The Halogeometricum borinquense DSM 11551 region GCCGGTCGAATCCGACGAGTGCATCGACTGGTTGCTGACTGGTTCCAGCAGGCGTCCAAGACGATTCGCCGAGCAGGAACACGTCGCTCACCACGGGATCGAACCGGTCGATGACGGCCGACAGCGACCGATCCCCGTCCGCACTCGCGCTCGTTGCCTCGTCTGCACCAGTGACCACGACCGGTCGTGCTTGGAGGGCGGCCTCCCGGACGACCATATCGAGGATACCGGCCTCGAGCACCGCAGGGAGATCAACTTGTAAGTACGCCTCTTCCTCACAAAGGGCTTCAGCGGCACGCTGCGGGCCGCTCCCTCGGGGACCATGGAAGTACAGGCGACGTCCCGACTCTTCGCTATCGCGGAGCGATGCGAGTGTCGAATACGTGCCGTCCTCGATGAGTAAGTCATCGAGTGTGGCGTCGGCGGTCGTCTCGGTGAGGAATGCATCGACTGCGTCGGCACTTTGAACACTGGACGGTGTTCTCAGCCCGGGATCAACTGTGCCGTGACCAAGTAAAAATGCGTAGATGCGGTCATCGACTCGGATCGAATAATCGAGTTTCGAGCCAGTCTGTCTGGTCCCCTCGGGAGGGTCAAGGACGAGCAGGCTGTACTCATGCAACGGTGAACCCTGTCCGAACAGTTCAGTTGCAGTCAGAAACTCGTCGGGCGTCGTCGAGAAGAGGTCGGCGACGAGACGGACCGTCGGTCGCTGTTTGCTCGCATCGTTTTGCAGTTCGCTAAATAGTTCAGTACCGGCGGGATCAACGTCAGGAAAGAGTGCGAGTAACAGGGCATCGAGATGCTGTCTGGTGAGATCGAACGCGTCAGCGAGGGTTTGGAGACGCAGATCGACACCCGCTTCGGTAGCGGCCCGCCGCTTCTTCTCTATTCGTGTCCGATATCGTTCGAGGTCATCTCGTGCATGTTCGGGGACGACCAACTGAGTTGCCGATGGCGAAGCGTGCGACTCATTCGATTGTAGTCGTTCGACCAACCCGAGTTGCGAGCGCGGAAGTTCCGCGTGACGATCACCGAGGAATTCGCGCAGGAGGTAATCGAGACACCCGAGTTCGTCCAGCAGATGATCTATCGTTCCCTCGTAACTCATTGTCTAAAGTCGAGGTGTCGCAGTAATAATAGTTCTGCGAGATATATTTTGTATATTCAGTTTAGGAACAAACAGTTATATAGGATGGCTATCAAGTTTGCAGTAAGAATGAGATTTCGGTCTGCGAACGAGCGGACGACTCCGAGCAAAGAGTCCTCGTCCGTTCCGTCTATTCAAGAGCTGACGGGAGGCTCGAATCGAAATCAGAGTCGTGGTGGTGGTTCGCTAACACCCCAAGAGTGTGAATCTCGCTTCGGGGTAGAGATCTACATGGACGGGCTGGATACGAAGATTCAGCGACTAGCCAAGAAACACGGCGCAGATCAAGTTCGGCAGTGGGCCGACGAAGGCATGACCGTCGATACGATGGGCAAGCCACGCGACATGCGCGCGTTCCGCCAGCGCCAGAA contains the following coding sequences:
- a CDS encoding ATP-binding protein, encoding MSYEGTIDHLLDELGCLDYLLREFLGDRHAELPRSQLGLVERLQSNESHASPSATQLVVPEHARDDLERYRTRIEKKRRAATEAGVDLRLQTLADAFDLTRQHLDALLLALFPDVDPAGTELFSELQNDASKQRPTVRLVADLFSTTPDEFLTATELFGQGSPLHEYSLLVLDPPEGTRQTGSKLDYSIRVDDRIYAFLLGHGTVDPGLRTPSSVQSADAVDAFLTETTADATLDDLLIEDGTYSTLASLRDSEESGRRLYFHGPRGSGPQRAAEALCEEEAYLQVDLPAVLEAGILDMVVREAALQARPVVVTGADEATSASADGDRSLSAVIDRFDPVVSDVFLLGESSWTPAGTSQQPVDALVGFDRPTIPLRRQFWQAHADDLPDDLDPERMASTFDLTLGQMESALAAANTLAGGDELTVEHVRKGCRAQSSSQLADLAQQITPTIAREEVMLRERTDKKLDQLQAHISNRGRIYDDWGFRDKEKNAGVVALFKGKPGTGKTMAAEALANEVGMHIYKIDLSSVVSKYIGETEENLEQIFQAAEQSNAILLFDEADSVFGDRAEVSDATDRYANAEVNYLLQRIETYDGVILLTTNYASNIDEAFTRRINHTVRFENPQEETREAIWEAAFPDETPTDGIDAEWLAQFDFSGGEIASLAKRIAVEAASCGDESIQMKHAVRVLERDYRDAGRVVRKSEFEPYDEALVEPAQEPDGRRRNRR